In the genome of Pichia kudriavzevii chromosome 4, complete sequence, one region contains:
- a CDS encoding uncharacterized protein (PKUD0D04520), protein MDDFCIFNPKWALSCEDTASQLLQILCYIHTDRNDKVDNGLDMLDDEMVKQVGVVSAICELGNQFNNGEKADLEAIETDKSRTVFGVVGEFMWFAKFRKIHGLADAVNLKKQFEDGFKLFTLVNGPLLLGDCYIKKEGLKLLSEKWWRQWITNKYEFDSSCFTSRDGMLGLLEGVRYSCVEKPFGFTKNLNDAVAGLLDDYLQDIIIINSNWIPNKNWGVIHDSSIYHASDLINYLKDLDIYLGLSTYSLTYGNWPSLKQYNDQLKRLDSVTPSGGLFERSILSPAWYLQEQLSENVFNPVGDLIDAVESYVPVMGTMKNIGDAVVTTPWNTLYSYWSRGDGEAEPDVNQENEEPITEEDSLANGQYILGLTKKGEILQTFHLQKQDGTWDNPKLVVYEVNGIMFVFLYRETAEVDYQQLSNTITDMYNTYLQELILKQIDSLKKKEEFRYIIYDDCKYFSSINILPPDEDSYKYQLQSQKELIEKSLGISDVPDKSTALKTLRIIALMEDKQLHHIAQGHSYEKLTKIGRNHWGLYKRFSPQQWVVVIKEATPSEPIDSIFDDTVHQWLEWVQARGYL, encoded by the coding sequence ATGGACGACTTTTGTATTTTCAATCCCAAGTGGGCTCTATCTTGTGAGGACACGGCTTCTCAACTACTACAAATTCTATGTTATATACATACCGATAGAAATGACAAAGTAGATAATGGCCTCGACATGCTTGATGACGAGATGGTGAAACAAGTCGGAGTAGTATCCGCAATATGTGAACTCGGTAACCAATTCAACAACGGAGAGAAAGCTGATTTGGAGGCAATCGAAACCGACAAGTCACGTACGGTTTTCGGTGTGGTTGGTGAGTTTATGTGGTTTGCAAAATTCAGAAAGATCCATGGTTTGGCAGATGCCgtcaacttgaaaaaacaatttgaagatggatTCAAATTGTTCACTCTTGTCAATGGCCCTCTTTTGCTAGGAGACTGttatataaaaaaagaagggcTCAAGTTACTAAGTGAAAAATGGTGGAGACAGTGGATCACCAATAAATATGAGTTCGACTCGTCGTGCTTTACCTCCAGAGATGGAATGCTAGGTTTATTAGAAGGAGTGCGTTATTCGTGTGTGGAAAAGCCATTTGGGTTCACGAAAAACCTAAACGATGCTGTAGCCGGTTTACTTGACGATTACTTGCAGGATATCATAATAATCAATTCAAATTGGATACCTAATAAGAACTGGGGAGTTATACACGATTCATCTATATACCACGCAAGTGACTTGATTAACTACCTAAAAGATCTTGATATTTATTTAGGATTAAGCACATATTCATTAACTTATGGGAACTGGCCATCATTGAAACAATACAATGACCAATTAAAGAGATTGGATTCGGTCACTCCAAGTGGGGGGTTATTCGAGAGATCCATACTCTCACCTGCGTGGTATCTACAGGAACAACTCTCAGAGAATGTTTTCAATCCTGTCGGTGATTTAATAGATGCAGTTGAATCATATGTGCCTGTTATGGGAACAATGAAGAATATTGGCGACGCAGTTGTCACTACACCATGGAACACACTATACTCGTATTGGAGCCGCGGAGACGGAGAGGCAGAACCTGATGTAAACCAAGAGAATGAAGAGCCAATTACAGAAGAGGATTCTTTAGCAAACGGCCAGTACATTCTGGGATTGACCAAAAAGGGagaaattcttcaaacgTTCCACCTGCAAAAGCAAGACGGAACATGGGATAATCCCAAATTGGTTGTTTATGAAGTTAATGGAATTATGTTTGTTTTCCTGTACAGGGAAACTGCCGAGGTAGACTATCAACAATTATCAAATACTATTACTGATATGTACAACACTTATCTACAAGAACTAATTCTGAAACAAATCGActctttgaagaaaaaggaagagtTTAGATACATTATATATGATGATTGCAAATACTTCTCATCCATAAACATTCTACCACCAGATGAAGATTCGTACAAGTATCAACTTCAATCGCAGAAGGAGCTGATTGAAAAGTCACTTGGGATATCGGATGTTCCTGACAAATCCACAGCTTTGAAAACTCTTAGAATCATTGCCCTGATGGAAGACAAACAACTACATCATATTGCCCAAGGGCACAGTTACGAAAAATTAACAAAAATCGGACGCAATCATTGGGGTCTTTATAAACGATTTTCTCCACAACAGTGGGTTGTAGTAATCAAAGAAGCAACTCCTTCGGAACCAATTGACAGCATTTTCGATGACACCGTTCACCAATGGCTAGAATGGGTCCAAGCTCGTGGATACCTATGA
- a CDS encoding uncharacterized protein (PKUD0D04530; similar to Saccharomyces cerevisiae YPR088C (SRP54); ancestral locus Anc_3.395), with translation MVLADLGRRINNAVSEATKSSVVDESVVDTLLKEISNALMEADVDIKLVIQMRKKLKSKIDDTPNVNKKKLIQKAVFDELCELVDVKDAKVFKPKKKQCNVIMFVGLQGAGKTTTCTKVAVYYQRRGYKVGMVCADTFRAGAFDQLKQNATKARIPFYGSYTESDPVKVASEGVEKFKREKFEIIIVDTSGRHRQEEELFKEMIEIGDAVKPNQTIMVLDASIGQAAEAQARAFKESSNFGAIIMTKMDGHAKGGGAISAVAASKTPIIFIGTGEHIHDLESFTAKQFISKLLGIGDIQGLMDHVKSLNLDQGDTIKNFQEGKFTLKDLQTQMNNILKMGPLSKIAQMLPGGIGDMMNQVGEEETSKRFKRMVYIMDSMTKQELESDGSPFIDQPSRIIRVARGSGTSVTEVEAVLLQRNMFASMARTTKSMAQGGGMPGMPNMPGMPSMNSPQMRKAMQQMQSNPAMMENIQKMMGGMGGMGGMGGMPNQQDMMSMMQDPKIKAMAEQMKKQFGLS, from the coding sequence ATGGTTTTAGCAGATTTAGGTCGTAGGATCAACAATGCTGTCTCTGAGGCAACCAAGTCATCGGTTGTTGACGAATCAGTTGTCGACACTTTATTAAAGGAAATCTCCAATGCGTTGATGGAGGCTGATGTAGATATCAAGTTGGTTATTCAAATGAGAAAGAAACTGAAATCCAAGATTGATGACACGCCAAATgtgaacaagaagaagttgatccAGAAGGCTGTTTTTGACGAATTATGCGAATTAGTGGACGTTAAAGACGCCAAAGTTTTCAAgccaaagaagaagcaatGTAACGTTATTATGTTTGTTGGTTTACAAGGTGCGGGTAAAACCACCACCTGTACAAAGGTTGCTGTTTATTACCAGAGAAGAGGATACAAAGTTGGTATGGTGTGTGCAGATACGTTCAGAGCAGGTGCATTTGATCAGTTGAAGCAAAATGCCACAAAGGCGAGGATTCCATTTTATGGTTCATACACGGAGAGTGATCCCGTTAAAGTTGCAAGTGAAGGTGTTGAGAAGTTCAAAAGggaaaagtttgaaataATTATAGTTGATACTTCCGGTAGACACCGTCAGGAGGAAGAGTTGTTTAAGGAAATGATTGAGATTGGCGATGCCGTGAAGCCAAACCAAACCATCATGGTGTTGGATGCCAGTATTGGACAAGCAGCAGAGGCGCAAGCAAGGGCATTTAAGGAGTCATCTAATTTTGGTGCTATTATTATGACGAAAATGGATGGCCATGCCAAAGGTGGTGGTGCAATTTCTGCCGTTGCCGCCAGTAAGACACCgattattttcattggtaCAGGAGAACATATTCACGATTTAGAGAGTTTTACGGCGAAGCAATTCATCTCCAAGCTTTTAGGTATTGGGGATATCCAAGGCTTGATGGACCATGTCAAgtcattgaatttggatCAGGGAGACACAATCAAGAACTTCCAAGAGGGTAAGTTCACCTTGAAGGACTTGCAGACGCAAATGAACAACATCCTCAAGATGGGGCCGCTCTCCAAGATTGCGCAGATGTTACCTGGGGGGATTGGAGACATGATGAACCAGGTTGGAGAGGAGGAAACCAGCAAGAGATTCAAGAGAATGGTTTACATTATGGATTCCATGACCAAGCAAGAGCTGGAGAGCGATGGCTCGCCCTTTATCGATCAGCCAAGCCGGATCATACGTGTGGCCCGTGGTTCAGGAACCAGTGTTACGGAAGTTGAGGCCGTTTTGTTACAGAGAAACATGTTTGCAAGTATGGCCAGAACTACAAAGAGTATGGCCCAGGGCGGCGGGATGCCTGGAATGCCCAACATGCCCGGCATGCCATCGATGAATTCGCCACAGATGAGAAAGGCCATGCAGCAGATGCAGTCCAATCCTGCGATGATGGAGAACATCCAGAAGATGATGGGCGGTATGGGAGGTATGGGAGGTATGGGAGGCATGCCTAACCAACAGGATATGATGTCCATGATGCAAGATCCTAAAATCAAGGCCATGGCCGAacaaatgaagaaacagTTTGGTCTTTCTTGA
- a CDS encoding uncharacterized protein (PKUD0D04540; similar to Saccharomyces cerevisiae YOR285W (RDL1); ancestral locus Anc_8.746) gives MSAVRAVLKGAFRTTLRSSVVLRRTRSFAIASSATRPNMSGVSVNVKSSVDKTARKYSSMEGAAPVIDFSKMKEIAESKDDKYVIVDVREPDEYSAGHIPGAINIPVKSSPGALGLDAEEFKDTFGFEKPDTNKTLVFYCLAGVRAGMGEELASTFGYEHRLNYVGSFGDWMKNKGEVEIPKQA, from the coding sequence ATGTCTGCTGTAAGAGCCGTATTAAAAGGTGCATTTAGAACCACTCTAAGAAGTAGTGTTGTTTtaagaagaacaagaagttTTGCCATTGCCTCATCTGCAACTAGGCCAAACATGAGTGGAGTTTCAGTCAATGTCAAGAGTAGTGTCGACAAGACCGCAAGAAAGTACTCCTCCATGGAGGGGGCAGCGCCAGTGATTGACTTTTCCAAGATGAAGGAGATTGCCGAGAGTAAGGACGACAAGTATGTCATTGTTGATGTTAGAGAGCCGGACGAATATTCCGCAGGCCACATTCCCGGTGCCATCAATATCCCCGTCAAGTCGAGTCCTGGTGCGCTAGGTCTCGATGCAGAGGAGTTTAAGGATACCTTTGGCTTTGAGAAGCCAGACACTAACAAGACACTAGTATTCTATTGTTTGGCTGGAGTTAGAGCAGGAATGGGTGAAGAATTGGCTTCTACATTTGGTTATGAACACCGTTTGAACTATGTTGGCTCCTTCGGTGATTGGATGAAGAACAAGGGCGAGGTTGAGATCCCAAAACAGGCATAA